A portion of the Streptomyces sp. NBC_01335 genome contains these proteins:
- a CDS encoding very short patch repair endonuclease yields the protein MNVVVPSSAAVSARMSRQSSRDTAPELAVRRLLHAAGLRYRVNWPVPTMRRRTVDIAFTRAKVAVLIDGCFWHGCPVHATQPKANAAWWREKLERNVARDLETTACLTEVGWTVLRFWTHESPAAIAERVAATVERERRR from the coding sequence ATGAACGTCGTAGTCCCCTCGTCCGCCGCCGTCTCGGCGCGCATGAGCCGTCAATCGAGCCGTGACACAGCTCCCGAACTGGCGGTGCGCAGGCTCCTGCACGCCGCCGGTCTCCGCTACCGGGTGAACTGGCCGGTGCCCACGATGCGTCGCAGGACGGTCGACATCGCGTTCACCCGGGCCAAGGTCGCGGTGCTGATCGACGGTTGTTTCTGGCACGGATGCCCCGTGCACGCCACGCAGCCCAAGGCGAACGCCGCGTGGTGGCGGGAAAAGCTCGAACGGAACGTGGCACGGGACCTGGAAACGACCGCATGCCTCACCGAGGTCGGCTGGACCGTGCTCCGCTTCTGGACCCACGAGAGCCCAGCTGCGATAGCCGAGCGGGTGGCGGCGACGGTCGAGCGGGAACGACGACGATGA
- a CDS encoding DNA cytosine methyltransferase, protein MGALRSVEVCAGAGGLALGLEEAGFEPVLLLDRNPVACETLRLNRPSWQVLEMDLMDFDPVEHRETYDVDLLAAGLPRVKSNATTVRAESIEEIRLLEAAVLLAHSIQPRAVLLENVPGLVDSPELGPTREFAHKELEHLGYRLTWFVVNAADFGVPQDRKQGVMVALKERYFDRFVPPAPTVRSHVSVGRALARSMRSRGWPGADAWAADAISVAPTLVGGSDNRGGADLGPTGTKKAWERMGVNGGALADEVPGPDDGSSALIKLTVPQAAILQAFPEEWQFAGKKTARYRQIGHASPPPVGTALGRAIAEALGA, encoded by the coding sequence GTGGGTGCGTTGCGTTCCGTCGAGGTGTGCGCGGGAGCGGGCGGATTGGCACTGGGGCTGGAGGAAGCGGGCTTCGAACCGGTGCTGCTCTTGGACCGGAACCCGGTCGCCTGCGAAACACTCCGCCTGAACCGTCCGTCGTGGCAGGTCCTGGAGATGGACCTGATGGACTTCGACCCGGTCGAGCACCGTGAGACCTACGACGTGGACCTGCTGGCCGCCGGTCTTCCGCGCGTGAAGTCGAACGCCACCACCGTGCGGGCGGAGAGCATCGAGGAGATCCGTCTGCTGGAGGCGGCGGTTCTGCTCGCCCACTCGATCCAGCCGCGCGCCGTACTCCTCGAAAACGTGCCGGGACTGGTGGACTCCCCCGAACTCGGCCCGACGCGGGAGTTCGCCCACAAGGAGCTCGAACATCTCGGTTACCGCCTGACCTGGTTCGTGGTGAACGCAGCCGACTTCGGCGTGCCGCAGGACCGGAAGCAGGGGGTCATGGTCGCCCTGAAGGAGCGGTACTTCGACCGCTTCGTGCCGCCGGCACCGACCGTGCGTTCCCATGTGTCCGTCGGCCGGGCACTGGCCCGGTCCATGAGGTCCCGCGGCTGGCCGGGCGCCGACGCGTGGGCCGCAGACGCCATCTCCGTCGCCCCGACCTTGGTGGGCGGATCGGACAATCGGGGAGGCGCGGACCTGGGCCCCACGGGCACCAAGAAGGCGTGGGAGCGCATGGGCGTGAACGGTGGCGCGCTGGCGGACGAGGTGCCCGGCCCGGACGACGGCTCCTCCGCCCTGATCAAACTGACCGTCCCCCAAGCGGCGATCCTGCAGGCCTTCCCCGAGGAATGGCAGTTCGCCGGAAAGAAGACCGCGCGCTATCGACAGATCGGCCACGCGTCCCCGCCGCCGGTCGGGACGGCGCTCGGACGGGCCATCGCGGAGGCCCTCGGCGCATGA
- a CDS encoding DNA cytosine methyltransferase, with protein sequence MTNPPHNPASPTEFSVLPSARYGIVDLFAGPGGLDIAATIMDEVESIGVEWDDPTRATRRAAGLLTTTEKDVARLGPSDSEVKAANVLTGGPPCQSFSVAGNREGHKALEDVKWLASCLVADHKNLKAFRKVWQAVKSETDGMSDGRTGLVLQPLRWIMEAELDTGREPYQRIVLEQVPTVLPVWKHYAKLLRQIGYAAEAHVLHSEDFGVPQARRRAVLIAQHDPENTGRKVYFPEHTHQRYRKGVKRLQETAADASLGQQAIPLTGAAEAKPAILPWVSMGDALKETRTGKFVMVSNYGSGGDPKKRGRRSSWEPAPTVTGKVSRNRLFRLKRSGTGELEDGEELARLTPRETGLLQSFPAAYPWRSTNVAQQIGNAIPPLLSLHILSAALRDLPPKKEWIEALAAWQPPAHDQAPADA encoded by the coding sequence ATGACCAACCCACCTCACAATCCGGCCTCGCCGACGGAATTCAGTGTTCTTCCGTCCGCGAGGTACGGGATCGTCGATCTTTTCGCAGGCCCCGGGGGTCTCGACATCGCGGCGACAATCATGGACGAGGTGGAGAGCATCGGCGTCGAATGGGACGACCCCACGCGCGCGACGCGCCGGGCTGCAGGTCTGTTGACCACCACGGAGAAGGACGTCGCCCGCCTCGGCCCGAGCGACTCCGAGGTGAAGGCCGCGAACGTTCTCACGGGCGGTCCGCCCTGCCAGTCGTTCTCCGTCGCGGGCAACCGCGAGGGGCACAAGGCTTTGGAAGACGTGAAGTGGCTGGCTTCCTGCCTCGTAGCCGATCACAAGAATCTCAAGGCTTTCCGCAAGGTTTGGCAGGCGGTCAAGTCGGAGACGGACGGTATGTCCGACGGGCGCACCGGCCTCGTCCTCCAACCACTGCGATGGATCATGGAGGCGGAGCTCGACACAGGCAGGGAGCCCTACCAGCGGATCGTGCTGGAGCAGGTGCCCACCGTCCTGCCAGTGTGGAAGCACTACGCGAAACTGCTCAGGCAGATCGGTTACGCGGCCGAGGCCCACGTGCTGCACTCCGAGGACTTCGGTGTGCCGCAAGCACGTCGGCGCGCGGTGCTGATCGCCCAACACGACCCGGAGAACACCGGCCGCAAAGTCTACTTTCCGGAGCACACGCACCAGCGGTACCGCAAGGGCGTGAAGCGGCTCCAAGAGACGGCAGCGGACGCCTCCTTGGGTCAGCAGGCCATACCTCTCACCGGCGCCGCCGAGGCCAAACCGGCGATCCTCCCCTGGGTTTCCATGGGAGACGCCCTGAAGGAGACACGCACCGGGAAATTCGTCATGGTGTCCAACTACGGTTCGGGCGGCGATCCGAAAAAGCGCGGCCGCCGATCGTCGTGGGAGCCCGCACCGACGGTCACCGGAAAGGTGAGCAGGAACCGCCTCTTTCGACTGAAGAGGTCGGGGACCGGCGAGCTGGAGGACGGTGAAGAACTCGCCCGGCTCACCCCCCGGGAAACCGGGCTGCTCCAGTCCTTCCCCGCCGCCTATCCGTGGCGTTCCACCAACGTCGCCCAGCAGATCGGCAACGCCATCCCCCCGCTCCTCTCCCTCCACATCTTGAGCGCGGCCCTCCGGGACCTACCGCCGAAGAAGGAGTGGATCGAGGCGCTCGCCGCCTGGCAGCCGCCCGCCCACGACCAGGCCCCGGCGGACGCCTGA
- a CDS encoding DUF6339 family protein has product MTDKPSHLPRRLALLSDLDAATYLTEGVLTGKEDIPAIGLNKATEPLVHTDGVRGELAPVRDLIDDAMHQFRDVKPTAADAWLAPRLHATLRLSRREAADRRFWNYLALGVAPDYVVWRHLAEPKDDEAKKAPKVALARFRGPSYTQVFARLWWAAELFRDGPDYGPVETACSHQDMLNNALRLGVIEHRPTAQALLRTIRRGTVTTGREINALTAAVNASAATLMYDVLAPDVERDARPLAEWIEEAEGAPPVARRTLPDGPNEERVPDDAVEALADHFAELFAHAPVRGKESQEGVVGAV; this is encoded by the coding sequence ATGACCGACAAGCCGAGCCACCTGCCTCGACGACTGGCGCTGCTCTCCGACCTGGACGCGGCCACGTACCTCACCGAGGGCGTGCTCACCGGCAAGGAAGACATCCCGGCGATAGGACTGAACAAGGCCACCGAGCCCTTGGTGCACACGGACGGAGTCCGGGGCGAGCTGGCGCCGGTGCGGGACCTGATCGACGACGCCATGCACCAGTTCCGCGACGTGAAGCCGACGGCTGCCGACGCGTGGCTCGCCCCTCGGCTCCACGCGACGCTGCGACTGAGCCGCCGTGAGGCCGCCGACCGCAGGTTCTGGAACTACCTGGCCCTCGGAGTGGCTCCCGACTACGTGGTCTGGCGACACCTGGCGGAGCCGAAGGACGATGAGGCGAAGAAGGCGCCGAAGGTCGCCCTCGCACGGTTCCGAGGCCCCTCGTACACGCAGGTGTTCGCCCGGCTCTGGTGGGCGGCGGAGCTGTTCAGGGACGGCCCGGACTACGGTCCCGTGGAGACGGCCTGCTCCCACCAGGACATGCTCAACAACGCCCTGCGGCTCGGCGTGATCGAGCACCGGCCCACGGCTCAGGCGCTGTTGCGCACGATCCGGCGCGGGACGGTCACGACGGGACGCGAGATCAACGCGCTGACGGCGGCCGTCAACGCGTCCGCCGCGACGCTGATGTACGACGTCCTCGCGCCGGACGTCGAACGGGACGCCCGCCCCCTGGCCGAGTGGATCGAGGAAGCCGAGGGCGCACCCCCCGTAGCCCGTCGGACGCTCCCCGACGGCCCGAACGAGGAGAGGGTTCCGGACGACGCGGTGGAGGCCTTGGCCGATCACTTCGCGGAGTTGTTCGCGCACGCGCCCGTGCGGGGCAAGGAGTCGCAGGAAGGGGTGGTCGGAGCGGTCTGA
- a CDS encoding helix-turn-helix domain-containing protein — protein sequence MDFGPWLARQLKQSHKSQADLAQEIGMTRAAVSAWITGRATPREDTIARIAEALETDLGTIHTRTTDTLAGLPVSWSHRPGYADGGRDFGNAAAFAFQADVSVLAREATQNSLDERLDKNQPVRVRYTLHELTGETLARFRDAIRWNDLLPHYLAAAEQEQKVGRVIATGLRDMREQDRLVLLRVDDYNASGLTGDDYADGRFAAVVRRQLDSHKSTSGAGGSYGLGKATLWATSRLGLVLMNSTLSEPHEGRTERRLVGRLDLPWREVDGLPWAGPAWFGRPDPESKSGDVARSWWADEETVERLHLTRESAEPGTSFLIVGAHDVASLVRGEDDENDDDDSVQRMHLRLVDALGRNFWAAMTTGASRPPLLEASVRTLRNGAEILPEQRVDPAVTQPSRTRALRAFLDGTTVERHTEAGQVAMRTVTLKVPAGAAGMSGGEHKAVLLVTDAEDEDRRFNKFNTVVKMRGNRMTVRSSGVYGLPVGTNPFQAVLLAGKAAGVDAPFAEEAEMFLRTSEPPEHNKWGQTEELRTMYSPSAFRRIEALTTETNKAVRDLIAVPRKKGSAGSEKLRKKLSLGTKKVTRPLVKKSALPTLDDLKASVEGEAWSVVAEVRIPEGGDSWRPTPVAKLDVRSGVRPVVRWAELVAVKNCEIVDGALHFVPGARSATFRGTTDTSTHTVRAAYTGLVVELKSEKEDQA from the coding sequence ATGGACTTCGGGCCCTGGCTCGCGCGACAACTCAAGCAGTCGCACAAGAGCCAGGCGGACCTGGCGCAGGAGATCGGCATGACCAGGGCGGCGGTCTCCGCCTGGATCACAGGACGGGCGACGCCCCGCGAGGACACCATCGCAAGGATCGCGGAGGCGCTCGAAACCGACCTTGGCACGATCCACACCCGCACCACCGACACGCTTGCCGGCCTGCCCGTTTCCTGGAGCCATCGGCCCGGATACGCAGACGGGGGAAGGGACTTCGGCAACGCTGCCGCCTTCGCCTTCCAGGCGGACGTGTCGGTGTTGGCCCGCGAGGCCACCCAGAACAGCCTCGACGAGCGGCTCGACAAGAACCAGCCCGTACGCGTCCGCTACACGCTGCACGAACTGACCGGCGAGACCCTCGCCCGCTTCCGTGACGCGATCCGATGGAACGACCTCCTTCCTCACTATCTGGCCGCGGCGGAGCAGGAGCAGAAGGTCGGCCGCGTCATCGCCACCGGCCTGCGGGACATGCGGGAGCAGGACCGCTTGGTGCTTCTGCGCGTAGACGACTACAACGCCTCCGGGCTCACCGGGGACGACTACGCCGACGGGCGGTTCGCCGCCGTGGTCCGCCGCCAACTCGACAGCCACAAGTCGACTTCCGGCGCGGGTGGTTCGTACGGCCTCGGCAAAGCGACCCTCTGGGCGACGAGCCGGCTGGGCCTGGTGCTCATGAACTCGACGCTGTCCGAACCCCACGAGGGCCGCACGGAGCGGCGCCTCGTCGGCCGCCTCGACCTGCCCTGGCGCGAGGTGGACGGCCTCCCCTGGGCCGGTCCGGCCTGGTTCGGCCGCCCGGACCCCGAGTCGAAGTCGGGTGACGTGGCCCGATCGTGGTGGGCGGACGAAGAGACCGTCGAGCGCCTCCACCTCACCCGGGAAAGCGCAGAGCCGGGCACGTCCTTTCTGATCGTGGGCGCCCACGACGTGGCGAGCCTCGTGCGGGGCGAGGACGACGAGAATGACGACGACGACAGTGTGCAACGTATGCACCTGCGCTTGGTCGACGCCCTCGGACGGAACTTCTGGGCGGCCATGACCACCGGCGCGTCCCGACCGCCGCTCTTGGAAGCGTCGGTCCGTACGTTGCGCAACGGGGCGGAGATCCTTCCGGAGCAGCGGGTGGATCCCGCGGTCACCCAACCCTCCCGGACCCGTGCCCTCCGTGCGTTCCTCGACGGCACGACGGTGGAACGTCACACCGAGGCCGGTCAGGTGGCGATGAGGACCGTGACGCTCAAGGTTCCGGCCGGGGCGGCAGGAATGAGCGGCGGAGAGCACAAGGCCGTCCTCCTGGTCACCGACGCCGAGGACGAGGACCGTAGGTTCAACAAGTTCAACACCGTGGTGAAGATGCGCGGCAATCGCATGACCGTGCGGTCGAGTGGCGTCTACGGGTTGCCGGTCGGGACCAATCCGTTCCAGGCGGTGCTGCTCGCGGGGAAGGCGGCGGGCGTTGACGCTCCCTTCGCCGAAGAGGCGGAGATGTTCCTGCGGACTTCGGAGCCTCCCGAGCACAACAAGTGGGGGCAGACGGAAGAGCTGCGGACGATGTACTCGCCGTCCGCCTTCCGCCGTATCGAGGCGCTCACGACGGAGACGAACAAGGCGGTACGCGACCTCATCGCCGTACCCAGGAAGAAGGGGTCCGCCGGCTCGGAGAAGCTGCGCAAGAAGCTCTCCCTGGGGACCAAGAAGGTGACCAGGCCCTTGGTCAAGAAGAGCGCTCTGCCGACGCTGGACGATCTGAAGGCGTCCGTGGAAGGGGAAGCCTGGAGCGTCGTGGCCGAGGTGAGGATTCCTGAGGGCGGCGACTCCTGGCGCCCGACGCCGGTGGCCAAACTGGACGTCCGCTCGGGCGTGCGTCCGGTGGTGCGTTGGGCCGAGCTCGTCGCAGTGAAGAACTGCGAAATCGTCGACGGAGCGCTGCACTTCGTGCCGGGGGCCCGGAGCGCGACGTTCAGAGGAACGACCGACACGTCGACGCACACCGTGCGGGCCGCCTACACCGGACTGGTCGTGGAACTCAAGTCCGAGAAGGAGGACCAGGCATGA
- a CDS encoding DEAD/DEAH box helicase, giving the protein MNHIGGNGSSGDSPVIRKILDQSERVLETYRVDPGLIQEHANGERRITQGGYGDRQLFELVQNAADEIAAAPGGKVQAVLTATHLYCANEGTPVTPEGAETILRMSVSKKRGGQIGRFGVGVKSVLAVTDTPQFFSVSGSFGFDRAWSYEAIKEARGGTPEDGFEAPVLRMARPLDAAEERLKDSVLDDLMEWATTVVRLPLLPGAADQLAHDMHVSGTKGDVQREFPARFQLFSNHVGTVVLEDRRSRPTVRREITVDHEGFLHTVNESRTGKPDSSTSWKVFTHAHRPTEHARSSAGELHDRGTIDISWAVPEYSGETVLTTPRGRGEFWSFFPTKYPMTLSGALNGAWKTNEDRQNLLDSSPFNREIIQVAARLVIDSLPHLAPAEDPGAYLPLLPGRTKESETLNWADQYLTECVWALAAQLPSLPDQDGVLRAPHDINIHPAPERKVPLRMEWLRMWSSYPGRPSNWIHPSVEAGEFRPGKVGHILDEAKRSRATVREWLEALVTDGTVEASATAIRILAEMIRSASPFAEEARSARIVLTEESGLVAPGPKIFRRTVQDGLKDTTTYVDRRLSEDESLVSDLQTLGIQEANAEGRFISVLEHGNLDAYGPQDWTHFWELLHGAGAQGQALRIRKQVPEPKDTLFLRTTDGRFHRMRDCLLPGPVVPADGSRDRSIAVDLTFHSDDSGLLRDLGLRDRPSSGHRPTDESWFEEYRAAVHQSYCKTLSTSASRPALNRLKMEGSPIGGPLHLLEALSEEGKAAFVQAMPDDAVIDSWTLQIGVQSSTRKQAPSPLRWMLRKHGRVSTSQGILPLSRAVGPQLRAYADVLPVADISAEKARKLHLPTTTEQVPADQWSHILEELARSDDDAFVGRTYVLLTRLEVDFPESQLTRCRVGSEWTAREDGEIAVAGTDAEYRALKAERIPALFAGTPENAALLVKTWGMLPYADVISKETRHVADGEAIPVQDEFPTLRLRLGPLVNNHSLLRCSELEELTRTPLGTKATPLTSALRGTTVLVLEPADRLTTLVAVDRELRWGLGESGCKAVLAAQDRQEEDQQVQAALRHVREATSVEEKLELLIGATALREGLPSGLMESEQAESGDADPSPRRIARMAYNAHGDGVLQTHVKDLRAAYPNHAPSGFSGSSAAVKFVAEFGFPDTFAGATSPSLEARIDVPGPSEFPRLHDYQERLATKVFTMLDRFSPQRGMLSLPTGAGKTRVAAEAVIRWVKQVGDLDGPILWIAQTEELCEQAVQSWSFVWSKVGAETPLTISRLWSSNEAGPVKNRPHLVVATDAKLRSCLGGDGYAWLRKSALVIVDEAHVAISPQYTEILAHLGLTSRETRCHLLGLTATPFRNTNDEETRRLVQRFGGHRLDEGIFRSGDPYQDLQELGMLASVDHEELAGGTIELTHAEKEQAEQMSLLSKAAEQRLADDQDRNNRILDKIGAMPDDWPVLVFATSVAHAKVLAARLKDRGIRAASVDSATPKAERRKIITDFRMGRIRVLTNYGVLSQGFDAPATRAVVVARPTYSPNVYQQMIGRGLRGPRNGGKDTCLILNVRDNITNYGGKLAFTQFEHLWGTK; this is encoded by the coding sequence ATGAACCACATCGGTGGCAACGGCAGTTCGGGCGACTCGCCCGTCATTCGGAAGATCCTCGACCAGTCCGAACGTGTACTCGAAACGTATCGGGTGGACCCCGGCCTCATCCAGGAGCACGCCAACGGGGAGCGCCGCATCACGCAGGGCGGCTACGGCGACCGTCAGTTGTTCGAGCTCGTGCAGAACGCGGCCGACGAGATCGCCGCCGCACCGGGCGGAAAAGTGCAGGCCGTACTCACGGCGACGCACCTGTACTGCGCGAACGAGGGGACGCCCGTCACCCCGGAGGGCGCCGAGACCATTCTCCGGATGAGTGTGTCGAAGAAGCGCGGAGGGCAGATCGGCAGGTTCGGCGTCGGCGTGAAGTCGGTGCTCGCCGTCACCGACACCCCTCAGTTCTTCAGCGTGTCCGGGTCGTTCGGCTTCGACCGCGCCTGGTCGTACGAAGCGATCAAGGAGGCACGCGGAGGCACGCCCGAAGACGGCTTCGAGGCTCCCGTACTGCGGATGGCGCGGCCCCTGGACGCGGCCGAGGAGCGTCTGAAGGACAGTGTCCTCGACGACCTGATGGAGTGGGCCACCACCGTGGTCCGCCTTCCCCTGTTGCCGGGTGCGGCCGATCAACTCGCCCACGACATGCATGTCTCGGGCACCAAGGGCGATGTCCAGCGGGAGTTCCCCGCCCGGTTCCAGCTCTTCTCCAACCACGTGGGCACGGTGGTCCTGGAGGACAGGCGGAGCCGGCCCACCGTCCGGCGGGAGATCACCGTCGACCACGAGGGCTTCCTCCACACCGTCAACGAGTCCCGGACCGGAAAGCCCGACAGCAGCACCTCCTGGAAGGTTTTCACCCACGCCCACCGCCCCACGGAGCACGCTCGTTCCAGCGCCGGTGAACTGCACGACCGCGGCACCATCGACATCTCCTGGGCCGTGCCCGAGTACTCCGGCGAGACCGTGCTGACCACCCCCAGGGGGCGCGGTGAGTTCTGGTCGTTCTTCCCGACGAAGTACCCGATGACGCTGAGCGGCGCCTTGAACGGCGCGTGGAAGACGAATGAGGATCGCCAAAACCTCCTGGACTCCAGCCCGTTCAACCGCGAGATCATCCAGGTCGCCGCCCGCCTCGTGATCGACTCCCTGCCCCACCTGGCGCCCGCCGAGGACCCCGGCGCGTACCTGCCACTCCTCCCGGGCCGCACCAAGGAGTCGGAGACGCTCAACTGGGCGGACCAGTACCTCACCGAGTGCGTCTGGGCCCTGGCGGCGCAGCTTCCCTCGCTTCCCGACCAGGACGGTGTGCTGCGGGCCCCTCACGACATCAACATCCACCCCGCGCCGGAGAGGAAGGTCCCTCTGCGGATGGAGTGGCTCCGTATGTGGAGTTCCTACCCGGGGCGTCCTTCGAACTGGATCCACCCGTCGGTCGAGGCGGGCGAGTTCCGTCCGGGCAAGGTCGGCCACATTCTCGACGAGGCGAAGCGGTCCCGCGCGACGGTGCGCGAGTGGTTGGAAGCTCTCGTCACCGACGGGACGGTGGAGGCTTCGGCCACGGCGATCCGCATTCTGGCCGAGATGATCCGATCCGCCTCGCCCTTCGCCGAGGAGGCGCGTTCCGCACGAATCGTGCTGACCGAGGAGAGCGGGCTGGTGGCTCCCGGCCCCAAGATCTTCCGCCGGACCGTCCAGGACGGCCTGAAGGACACGACGACGTACGTGGACCGTCGGCTCTCCGAGGACGAATCCTTGGTGAGCGATCTCCAGACCCTCGGCATCCAGGAGGCGAATGCCGAGGGCAGGTTCATCAGCGTGCTCGAGCACGGAAATCTCGACGCCTACGGCCCGCAGGACTGGACCCATTTCTGGGAGTTGCTCCACGGCGCGGGTGCGCAGGGGCAGGCGCTCCGAATCCGCAAGCAGGTGCCCGAGCCGAAGGACACCCTGTTCCTCCGCACCACGGACGGACGCTTCCACCGGATGCGCGACTGCCTTCTGCCGGGCCCGGTGGTGCCCGCCGACGGGAGCCGGGACAGGTCGATCGCCGTCGACCTTACGTTCCACTCCGACGACTCGGGGCTCCTTCGCGACCTCGGTCTCAGGGACCGACCCTCGTCCGGTCACCGGCCCACGGACGAAAGCTGGTTCGAGGAGTACCGAGCCGCCGTCCACCAGAGCTACTGCAAAACGCTGAGCACCAGCGCTTCCCGCCCCGCTCTCAACCGGCTCAAGATGGAAGGGTCTCCCATCGGCGGCCCCCTGCATCTGCTGGAAGCACTCTCGGAGGAAGGCAAGGCGGCATTCGTGCAAGCGATGCCCGACGACGCGGTCATCGACTCTTGGACCCTGCAGATCGGCGTCCAGAGCTCCACCCGGAAGCAGGCGCCGTCGCCGCTTCGGTGGATGCTGCGCAAGCACGGGCGCGTTTCCACCTCCCAGGGGATTCTCCCCTTGTCCCGTGCCGTGGGACCGCAGCTCCGTGCGTATGCGGACGTTCTACCGGTCGCCGACATCAGCGCGGAGAAGGCGCGCAAGCTCCACCTGCCGACCACGACCGAGCAGGTGCCGGCGGACCAGTGGAGCCACATCCTGGAAGAACTCGCCCGGAGCGACGACGACGCGTTCGTCGGCCGTACCTACGTCCTGCTGACCCGTCTCGAAGTGGACTTCCCGGAAAGCCAACTCACCCGTTGCCGCGTCGGATCGGAGTGGACGGCACGGGAGGACGGCGAGATCGCGGTGGCGGGCACCGACGCCGAGTACCGCGCGCTGAAGGCCGAGAGGATCCCGGCGCTCTTCGCCGGCACCCCCGAAAACGCAGCACTCCTGGTGAAGACCTGGGGGATGCTCCCGTACGCCGACGTGATCAGTAAGGAGACCCGGCACGTCGCGGACGGGGAGGCGATCCCCGTGCAGGACGAGTTCCCCACGCTCCGCCTGCGCCTCGGACCTCTCGTCAACAACCACTCCCTGCTGCGTTGCTCGGAGTTGGAGGAACTGACCCGTACCCCGCTGGGAACCAAGGCCACCCCGCTCACGAGCGCCCTGCGGGGGACGACGGTCCTCGTCCTCGAACCGGCCGACCGGCTCACGACGCTCGTCGCCGTGGATCGCGAACTCCGCTGGGGTCTGGGCGAGTCCGGCTGCAAGGCGGTGCTGGCGGCACAGGATCGCCAGGAGGAGGACCAGCAGGTGCAGGCCGCGCTCCGACACGTCCGCGAAGCGACGAGCGTGGAGGAGAAGTTGGAGCTGCTCATCGGCGCGACCGCCCTCAGGGAGGGCCTTCCGTCGGGGCTCATGGAGAGCGAGCAGGCCGAGTCCGGGGATGCCGACCCGTCCCCGAGGCGCATCGCGCGCATGGCGTACAACGCGCACGGCGACGGCGTGCTCCAGACGCACGTGAAGGATCTCCGGGCGGCCTACCCGAACCACGCCCCGTCCGGATTCTCCGGCTCGTCCGCTGCGGTGAAGTTCGTCGCGGAGTTCGGGTTTCCGGACACCTTCGCGGGCGCCACGTCCCCCTCCTTGGAAGCACGGATCGACGTTCCGGGTCCTTCGGAGTTCCCCCGTCTCCACGACTACCAGGAACGCCTGGCGACGAAGGTCTTCACCATGCTCGACCGGTTCTCTCCGCAGCGCGGGATGCTGTCGCTGCCGACGGGGGCGGGGAAGACCCGGGTGGCGGCGGAGGCCGTCATCCGCTGGGTCAAGCAGGTGGGAGATCTCGACGGACCGATCCTGTGGATCGCGCAGACCGAGGAACTGTGCGAACAGGCTGTGCAGAGCTGGAGTTTCGTCTGGTCGAAGGTGGGCGCGGAGACCCCGCTGACGATCAGTCGGCTCTGGTCGTCCAACGAGGCGGGGCCGGTGAAAAACCGCCCTCACCTGGTCGTGGCGACCGACGCGAAGCTCCGTAGCTGCCTCGGAGGCGACGGCTACGCCTGGTTGCGGAAGTCGGCTCTCGTCATCGTCGACGAAGCACACGTGGCCATCTCGCCGCAGTACACGGAGATCCTCGCCCATCTCGGACTGACGTCCCGCGAGACCCGCTGTCATCTGCTCGGACTGACCGCGACACCGTTCCGCAACACCAACGACGAGGAGACCCGGCGGCTGGTGCAGCGCTTCGGTGGGCACCGTCTCGACGAAGGGATCTTCCGCTCGGGCGACCCGTACCAGGATCTCCAGGAACTCGGCATGCTGGCGAGCGTCGACCACGAGGAGCTGGCGGGCGGCACGATCGAGCTGACCCACGCGGAGAAGGAACAGGCGGAACAGATGAGCCTGCTCTCGAAGGCCGCCGAGCAGCGTCTAGCCGACGACCAGGACCGGAACAACCGCATCCTGGACAAGATCGGAGCCATGCCCGACGACTGGCCGGTCCTGGTGTTCGCGACCTCGGTGGCCCACGCGAAGGTCCTCGCCGCCAGGCTCAAGGACCGGGGCATCCGGGCGGCTTCGGTGGACTCCGCGACCCCGAAGGCCGAGCGCAGGAAAATCATCACCGATTTCCGCATGGGCCGGATCCGCGTCCTCACCAACTACGGCGTCCTCAGCCAGGGCTTCGACGCGCCGGCCACCCGGGCCGTGGTCGTGGCACGTCCCACCTACAGCCCCAACGTCTACCAGCAGATGATCGGACGCGGCCTGCGCGGTCCCCGCAACGGCGGCAAGGACACCTGTCTGATCCTCAACGTCCGCGACAACATCACCAACTACGGCGGGAAGCTCGCCTTTACGCAGTTCGAGCACCTGTGGGGGACCAAGTGA